The Lasioglossum baleicum unplaced genomic scaffold, iyLasBale1 scaffold1782, whole genome shotgun sequence DNA window GCAGACGCTCGTCTCCTTCGTCGGTTGCAGTTAGTTCCAATTAGAACCGGAATAACTCTCGTTTACCGAGTCGTGATTCCATGTCGACGGTTCGTCGAGCCGATACCTCTCGATCCGTCTCTCCggccgactcgactcgactcgactcgcctcgcctcgactcgactcgactcgactcgcttCGACTCGACTCGATTCGCGCTACCCTCCGCGCACCGGAGGATCGCGGAACATTTGTCCCGGtggagcgagagagcgagagagcgcgagagagagcAACGGGGGCCTGTTATTGTCGAAAGGCGGAAAGAACGGTAGGAGGTGGGAGGAGGAGAAGGGTGGTGGGCGCGCGAGGACGAGGATAGTCGCGCGCGACACGACTATGCTCTCGATATTCCGTTTTTCTCCGCGGCTGTCTCACTCGGGTGGCATGGCCGAGTGTAAGCCAACAGAAGTAAGGACGGGTTTCCGATTAAGGCCTTATAATTGACGTCCCGGGTCCCCCCGTCTGGCTTAGTCACCGGCAACTGGGAGAAGGGCTGGCGGACCCGCTTTTGCGGATCGCGGATCAACGAACCGTCGCCGGACACCAGACGCGTTTGCGCCTCTTTTCACGCCGAACCTCTGCACCCCTCGCAGTGCCGCGGCTCTTGCGCTTTCCGTCCAGCCACGATCCGCAGCCGATGCTTTCGCCGAGAGagaagacagagagaaagagagagaaaagagggaGAAAAAGCGCGGAAAAGATATCCCGCCGCTTCGTCTATACGCGTTAACGAAGCAATTTAAAGTCAGGCTATCGGGGCCACCTTATCAAAGTTACAGGGGAATTAAATATCGAATAATTCTGGATAACAGACGATCTCGAGTCGCGCGACAGCCAGGTGGAATTTAACGAGGCGCCATAGCGAGATTTTTTTAACGATCCGTGACAAAGATTCGACGAGATTATCGAGATTCGAAGCTCCCTGGAATCCAATTTACCCCTCAACGTTCAGCCGTACATGATAAATCGGTTTAAGCAGAGGCAGAGaagcctctctcgctctctctctctctctctctctcttggtcgCGTTAACGGAGCAGCACGGCGAGGCTACGATCTCCGCTTTCCGCGAGACGAGATACTCGGAGGCTCGATAATGGGATAAGTCGCGAAAACTTTCGATACGCGTCAAGGCGGATGTGTAATACGCAGAGGTGAAGAGGGTTCGGAGGTGGGCTGCCGGGCAAACGAGCGCAACAGTTCGGAACTCGTAAACGAGAGGAGGAAAGCGGAGGACGAAAAGGACGCTAACGAGGAACGAGCCGAGTTACTTGCCAGACGTATCAAAGAACTTTGCTCCCTTTGCGCGAACCGTGCCCCTTCGCGCTCGACCGGGCCCGCTCGAAAAATctccgagatatttgcaaagcGGCCCGCTTTATGAATAAAACACAATCCGCGCCGGACGTGTCCGGAATAACCACCCGGTAGGTACCGCCATTCGATCCGTTCCATCGATCCCCGTTTCCTTCGTTCCTTCTCGTTTCACGCGTATTAGACAATTGCGTAAATTTCGCcaaccgacgacgacgactcgcGCGACTGACGGCAGAGTTAGTAGCGCCAACGCCGCGACGCGGCCGTTATCTACGAGACCGCGCCGGTATCGATAACCGTCTCTCGCCGCTATGATATATCGCCGACTTGGCAATTCTCAGGTGTGACTAATCGAAAGAAATAAGCGGAGGATAAAGATCGGGGGAAACGTATCGACGGGCGAACGGAGGAGGTCGAAAGCGCGTTAGCGGTCGAAAGGGGAGGCCACATGTGCGCGACGAGCCGAAAGCGAGCGCCAGAGCTCGTGAAAAGTCTCGCAGATGTTCCGTCACCACGACCACGACCGCgagctatactttcgatatcTCGGGCCGTGCCGCGGTCGACTTATCGCGATAAATCAAGTCGCGGAAGGTCGTCGTCGCGCCGGTAGCGATCGGTCGCCGAGCCTCGAAACACCTTCGGAACACCTTCGGAACACCTTCGAAACTCGGGGGCTCGTTGCGTCTCGGTGGAAAGGCTCGGTGGAAAGAAGAAAAGCGGAGGGACGAGTGGTGGTGCTCGCGCGAGCGGCCGAGCCACGCACGCCGACTTGAAGGCGATCCAACTTACGTGGCGGTTTAAATATACGCGTGTTCGCGTCTCGATTACGCGCCTCGAGGAAAGCACCTCTTCTCCTCTACGTGGGCGTGCTCGCACAGCAGAAACGAGTCTCAGATACGATAAGTAATAGCGTCAAAGCGCGGTTACAATTTATCGTTCACGTTCTAACTGTCCGGAATGATTTTGCCGAAGCCGAAAGACGTTCTACGGGCTGCTCGCGTCGCGCGGGGATTAGGTTTCTAGCGCGCGGCCAGCGCCGCTTTTTGCATCGTATATAATCCGGTGGTATCGGAGAAACGTCGCGGTGGCTCGGCGGTCGAGCATCGGCGCGTATGATATTTAGGAGAAACGAAAAAGGAAAGAAGATGGCGTATATCGGTGAAAGATTTTTCCAACGGAGCTCGTAGGGAATTCCTGGGGAATTCCTGGGAATTCGGGAAGAATTCGTAGAGAATTCGGAGAGAATTGGGAGGGAAACGTAAGGCGTTTTGGATAGGATGGTTACGCGTGTCGGTGGAAATAATAGGGAGGCGGAAGAGGACGAGAGAAACGGGGGGTGGCGCGCCAATCGAAAGCACGCAGCTGCAATAACTCCCGATCCTTCTCAATAGCCGTGTTTCTtccgtcgagagagagagagccgaagCTCTTAGATTAATGGGCCAGAGATGATAATCGTACTCACCGTAATCCGGTCGAATGACAGCCTGCACCGCCTGTTCGTTCTTCTTGCTTCGTATCACCGGCTCACCGAGGATCGTGAAGTTTCTGGGTCCCACGCGATTCACAAACACTAGATACACTTTACCCCTCTTAATATTGGCTCGCACCACACCACTCTGATTATcgcgttgctgttgctgctgctgctgcttgcCGTCGGTGTCGTAGCCGCAGACGGTGGACTTGCCGGGCGCGGATTTGTCCCGAAAGTGGAGCCTCACGCTGTCGTTCTTCTGCAACGGTTGGAAACCGGGCTGGCTCTTGTATACTTGTTTCACCTCGAACGTCACCGCGTAGTTCGAGCCCGGCTTCCTCACGGACGACATGCTTCTCGCCTTCCCCTCGAACACCGTGGGCGCCAGGTAGGCTCTGTTCCCGACGTCCACGTCCGGGCACCAGTTCTGGCCCCGGCAACCCTTGTTCCGACATCTTCGTCTCTGCTCCCTCGGCGAATCCGCCTTCGTACGGTTCTTTGGTCGTTGCTTCGCCGATCGGATCACTCGTGGCCGTTCCATCGACGACTCGCCCCCGGTCGGATAGACGATCGGCGTTTGCGTGGACGAGTGACGCGGTAGCCGAGTCAATCCGGACTCCTCCATCTTTGGATGAACAACGTCCGCGGCCTGGTCCCGACCAGCGCGCGGCTACGATCGGCCATCCGTTTCGACGACGAGACGAACACCTCGCGTATCGAGTCGTCCAACTCTTCGGTGTACCACTTGGTCGCATCCCGAAGGCGCGGTGGCGAACCGCTGCTCGGCAAGTCGAAGCGGTCCGATAGTTTCCCTCGACGGGTTCCCGGACGGTCGAGGAGGAACCGAGCTCGTAACCGAGCCGATACGTGGTCCACGAGTTCGACTGGACCGGCGGTTTGTCATTCTCCGCGAGTCGCGAGTTCCCAGTTGGCGATCTTCTTCCCTGTTGCTCCTGCCGGAGTTGCTCGAGCTCCTCCTTGTCCTCGGCGGCGgcgtcgtcctcgtcctcgtcgtcgtcgtcgccgtcgtcgtcgtcgccgccgaCCGGTAATTTGTAATCTCGCGTAGGTCGGGCGAGGGTCTGGTCGACTGTTCGATGCTCGCGTCTATCGATAGTTCGCGTAACGAAGTTCCAAGTTGGTAAACGGTAATCGAGGGCTTTTCAACGGCGGCGATGCTCATCGATGGTGGATGGTCGCTGGTGGTCCTCGTCGACGTCTCCTCGAGGGAGTTCCGATTGGCGGGGGGTGCCGCAGCGAGCGCCAATGCGCCCCACCAGCCGCTTAAGATCCCGGCCAAAAACAGAGACGCCCACATCATCCGACCTGCTTGCTGGTTTGATCGGGGTGAGGTCGACACCTCGGTCACCCCGAACGCAGCACACCGCTCCTCTCTCCCACTAATTCTCTTTCTTTTCGCCACCGAATTCGCCTCAAAGttcgctctctctctgtctcgctctCCCACTGTCTCTCTCTAATTctgactctctctctttctctcgattgGTCTCGCGTCCAAGGTGTCGCGCTATCTcgttctctcgctcgctcgatGAAATCTTCAGCGAAGCCTCATTCGTCCCGAAACTCTGCTCTCTTCTCGACCCTTACTGGCTCCCTTCCGCGCTCGACTGTCGTCGGAGAATGCGAATCGCTGTTCACGAGGTGTTGTACCACCGGCAGCAGCACAACATCGGGACTTCCATCGGACAGATTCTCGGCTGTCTGCTCTTCGTCCAGCGCAGTACCGTCCTCCTCATCCTTGATGCCTCGGGATGGATGCGACAGGAACACCGCGGTACGAAATCGTACTGCGTCTATTCACCTTCGATTATCGCGAACGATCACGACCGCCGGCTGCCGCGATTGTGCTCCCTCTAAACCGCATTGAGACGTACAGTTCAAAAGTCGCGATCATCCTGTCGATCGGTCGAGAATAACATCCTGCTCGCGCGACCCCTCGATTCGCTACCAGGGCAATCCTCCTTTCAGCCTTTCACCCGCTACCACCGATTCACCCTCTCTATCCTTTACGGCCTCGCTGCCTTCCTCCCTTCTCTTATCTCTCGctccttttcgaatattttcttgCGCGAGTTCGCTATgccaaactctctctctctctctctctctctctctctctctgcctgttTCGTTCGTTCGAACTCGGAGCGGATTTCGACGCGAGGATTCTCGAACGATCGTCGATCGGCTTACTTACTCGATTTGCTTCTCATCGTCGAAACGACCCGCGATACTGTTCGACCGGTATTCGATTTCGTTCTTGAGCACTCCCCCGGCGACGAATCGGCGACGAATCGGCGACACTGTTCCGTATCTCGAAATAAATCGTCGAGAGTCGATAAAGAATTTCGCGCCACCCCCGATGTCGCGGCTCGGTCTCTCGTCGTATCACGTTGCACTCCGAACGAGGAAAAGCCGAGGATGATGACACACGACGTAGGAAGGAGCGgtagaacaagaagaagaagatgtagaagaagaagaagaagaagaagaagaagaagaagaagaaggagaagaagaagaagaagaagaagaagaagaagaagaagaagaagaagaagaagaagaagaagaagaagaagtagtagtagtagtagtagtagtagtagtagtagtagaagaagaagacgaagatgaTGACGAAGAAggagcaagaagaagaagaagaagaagaagaaggagaagaagaagaagaagaagaagaagaagaagaagaggacgaagaaACTGTCGGCTTCCTCTGACCAGCCAGAGAGACACACTATTTAAATATACTCACGAGGCTGTCGCGCGGTTGGTAGTGTCGACCGTCGAAGTCTAGCCCTCGCGCGACGCACTTCACTGCTCAGTTTTACCACACGATTGTTCCTCCTGCTCCTCCTGCCCGTTGCCGTCCAAACTTGTCGACGTTTCGCGGTGGTCGCGGCAGCAAcgtcgccgacgacgacgacgacggcgacgaggaTCGCGGACGACGAATCGCCGTGGTGGAAACGGCAACGAGCGGAACGCGAGAGGCTGGTCGGCGAGCGAAAATTCTCGGCAGACGGCGAACGGATTCGCGAGGAGGAGCGACCGAGACGACGAGGATCGTACGCTCCGAGTCGGAGACCGATGCTTCTGCCGCTGGTGGTGGCGAGGATGCTGGTGGTGGTGGCGAGGATGCTGGTGGTGGTGATGCTGCTggtggtgatggtggtggtggtggtggtggtggtggtggtggtggtggtgctgctgctgctggtgcTGGTGGTGCTGGTGCTGCTGGATGGCGGGCACGCGTGCGGTTAATATCGTGCGGGGGATCGGCGCGTGTGTTGCACGCGGCATGCACGAGGAGCCTCGTGTCACGTCGAGGCGGAGAAGGGATTGTCGGTGGCCCCGCGTCGGGCGCGCGCGACGGTTCAAATTAGACTGAACGGCCCGCTCGCGGAGCCCGAGGCCGGCCACAGCGCCAGCGACTCCTGGCGGACGCCGGTCGAGGCTCTGCGCGCGCACACCGTCCGAAGCGGCCACACCGGGAACCCCGCGCTCGCTCCACACTCCACCACGCTCCACACAGCCAGACGCCAGACCACGGGACCTTTAAGAACCTGTGTAACGACGACCTAACAACCGAGGAACCGCACGCGTGatccttctccttcttctcctccttcttctcctccttcttctccttcctCCGCACCGACCACTCTCCGTCCAGCTTCGTCCGTCTCTCCGATCGTAAGTACTCAAACGTAAATGTTCTCTTTGTTACGCGACCGCCCTCTTTTTCCCTCGCTCCGTTCGCTTTTTTTGGTTAGGTTACACACCCGCGTACTCGCGATTTCCTCTTTCCACCGCGAGGCTCTGCTCTTCTCTCGGTGTAGTAATAGAAGAGACGCGTTCCAGTAAATCCGCGTTTCGGCAGGCGGCATCGATACCGGATCCCCGTTTTCCCACCGTTCCTTCTCTCGCGACGACGTAATCCGAGCGCGAAACGTTAATCGGGATGCATCTGCGTCAAAAGTTCGCGCATTAAAGATGGCGGTCGCGTCATTAACGGTACACTCGTGAAACGATTCGAGGCGTCTTTATGCGCTTGTTGCACCACGCTTCGCGTTACAAATTCCATTCTTCGTTTTACGTCGTATTTTCACGCGGTGTTGACGTACACGGAGGTTCTACTGACCCTCGTCACGTTTATTTTTTGTTTACGCTTTTTGTGGAGGTTTCACTTTGCTCGGTGCGCTAAGGCGACATGGTTCAGCGCACAATAAGCGCCTTCTCCGTCTCTCTCGCTTCTCCGCCTCGACGTTAGATTGTCCTTCGTTCAGACATTTATAAGTACAATCTAGTGGACGACGCTGTTACTTTTTATCCTTcccttttctctttttctcttttcctttttttcctttcctcctctttttctcctttttcctcttttttcctcttttttcccccttttttccCCCACTTTTTCCTCCTTTTATGCTTATTTATGTCTCGAGAAAATCTCGTTCCCAGCCATGAAACGCACATCGGGTTCTCTCGTTAGTAGTATCGTATTtgtctctttttctctcgttcCTTTGTTTTTCGTCCTCGCCGGTGTGCTGCGCGTTTCGACGCGAGCGTCGTGGCACGGCACTTTGATTTCCGACGCGTAGTAGAACGTATCGCTGGCGCGGATAGGCCGAAAGCTGCGTCGCGACGATGACCGTGACACGATCGCGCGTTCGGCGCGGCGCTCGCACGGCGCACGTCGGCCCGGCGTTGTTTTCAAAGTAGACGCAAGTTTGTTTTCCTTCGAA harbors:
- the LOC143220976 gene encoding LOW QUALITY PROTEIN: uncharacterized protein LOC143220976 (The sequence of the model RefSeq protein was modified relative to this genomic sequence to represent the inferred CDS: inserted 1 base in 1 codon; deleted 4 bases in 2 codons), which produces MMWASLFLAGILSGWWGALALAAAPPANRNSLEETSTRTTSDHPPSMSIAAVEKPXDYRLPTWNFVTRTIDRREHRTVDQTLARPTRDYKLPVGGDDDDGDDDDEDEDDAAAEDKEELEQLRQEQQGRRSPTGNSRLAENDKPPVQSNSWTTYRLGYELGSSSTVREPVEGNYRTASLPSSGSPPRLRDATKWYTEELDDSIREVFVSSSKRMADRSRALRDQAADVVHPKMEESGLTRLPRHSSTQTPIVYPTGGESSMERPRVIRSAKQRPKNRTKADSPREQRRRCRNKGCRGQNWCPDVDVGNRAYLAPTVFEGKARSMSSVRKPGSNYAVTFEVKQVYKSQPGFQPLQKNDSVRLHFRDKSAPGKSTVCGYDTDGKQQQQQQQRDNQSGVVRANIKRGKVYLVFVNRVGPRNFTILGEPVIRSKKNEQAVQAVIRPDYASFSSSAFLLSFTSSELLRSFARQPTSEPSSPLRITHPP